The proteins below are encoded in one region of Planctopirus limnophila DSM 3776:
- a CDS encoding iron-containing alcohol dehydrogenase codes for MTTRALGSELLEPFDYNPLTRVVYGPGSILQLGKLARDYGASRVVLFTDSGILATGHIDRCLQSLQAAGIATTLFSSVQPNPSSEDVDLGVQVAREAQADFLIAVGGGSSIDCAKGVNFVLTGGGTIHDYWGVGKARGPMLPLIVAPTTAGTGSEAQSYALISDAKTHVKMACGDQRASCKVAILDPELAVSMPRSVTAATGIDALSHAIESHVTTRRNSVSQSFSRRAFRLLAQALPVVLDEPSHLPARGAALLGAHWAGAAIENSMLGATHALANPLTATYGITHGVAIGIMLPHVIRYNEPVVANLYAELVASMLSDAKFDRAQVSKELTAGEVLACYVEQVVRQAGQPTNLLELGVEASRLHELAQAASVQWTGTFNPRPVDAASLEELYRCAFSA; via the coding sequence ATGACAACGCGCGCTCTCGGCAGCGAACTTCTTGAGCCCTTTGACTATAACCCACTGACTCGTGTGGTTTATGGGCCGGGCTCAATCCTGCAGCTCGGGAAGCTGGCCAGGGATTATGGTGCTTCGCGTGTGGTCCTTTTTACAGATTCTGGCATTCTGGCCACGGGTCATATCGACCGCTGTCTGCAAAGCCTGCAGGCAGCCGGTATTGCTACGACACTTTTCAGCAGTGTGCAGCCGAATCCTTCCTCGGAGGATGTCGATCTGGGAGTACAGGTTGCCCGTGAAGCTCAAGCCGATTTTCTGATCGCTGTGGGTGGTGGCAGCAGTATCGACTGTGCCAAAGGGGTCAACTTTGTACTGACTGGTGGTGGCACAATTCATGACTACTGGGGTGTGGGCAAAGCCAGAGGGCCTATGCTCCCGTTAATCGTAGCGCCTACAACTGCCGGGACAGGGAGTGAAGCTCAATCTTACGCGCTGATCTCGGATGCAAAAACCCACGTGAAAATGGCGTGCGGCGATCAACGGGCCTCATGCAAAGTGGCCATTCTCGATCCTGAGTTGGCTGTCAGCATGCCACGTAGTGTGACAGCTGCGACAGGGATTGATGCTCTCAGCCATGCGATTGAATCGCATGTGACGACACGCCGCAACAGTGTCTCGCAATCCTTCAGTCGTCGCGCCTTTCGACTATTGGCACAGGCGTTACCTGTTGTGCTGGATGAACCATCTCACCTTCCCGCACGCGGTGCAGCACTTTTGGGGGCTCACTGGGCGGGAGCCGCGATTGAGAATTCGATGCTGGGTGCGACCCATGCACTCGCCAATCCTTTGACAGCGACTTATGGCATTACGCATGGCGTGGCGATTGGCATCATGTTGCCTCATGTGATTCGATACAACGAGCCAGTCGTCGCCAACCTGTATGCGGAACTTGTCGCTTCTATGCTCTCTGATGCGAAGTTCGATCGAGCACAGGTTAGTAAAGAATTGACTGCTGGCGAAGTTCTGGCATGCTATGTCGAACAGGTTGTCCGGCAGGCTGGCCAACCGACGAACCTGCTGGAATTGGGAGTCGAAGCCAGTCGTCTGCATGAACTGGCTCAGGCGGCATCAGTCCAATGGACAGGAACATTCAACCCGCGGCCTGTCGATGCAGCCAGTCTTGAGGAGCTTTACCGATGTGCATTTTCCGCCTGA
- a CDS encoding mannose-1-phosphate guanylyltransferase, which produces MLHAVILAGGSGVRFWPVSQRNHPKQFLALAGEQTLLQQTMERLAGLVPPERVLISTREAFQQLVLSQLPELSSGQLLLEPAPRDTAPCLAVAAALIAQRDPEATLVILPSDHMIEDVPAFQQALQLASHTVHEHPDCMVLIGAVPASPATGYGYVEMGPHLNSEAADDSTASPSVHQVRSFREKPDLATAKEYLSTGSFLWSCGIFVWKAKTFLDVLSKSAPDLSAVLDELMAIDRLQSPAAWNEVFLKFRAISVDYAVLEHAPRLGVVRASFGWDDLGSWEATARHLPHDTHANVIRGQHVGRETANCIIHSTDQHLIATCGVEDLVIVHTPQATLIARRGDEAGLKALVAEVEKRQA; this is translated from the coding sequence ATGCTCCATGCTGTCATTCTGGCGGGAGGTAGCGGCGTCAGATTCTGGCCCGTCAGCCAGAGAAATCACCCCAAGCAGTTTCTGGCCCTCGCTGGTGAACAGACACTTCTCCAGCAAACGATGGAACGGCTGGCTGGACTGGTCCCTCCCGAACGTGTGCTGATCTCCACCCGCGAGGCATTTCAACAGCTGGTTCTGTCGCAACTTCCCGAACTTTCCTCAGGCCAGTTATTGCTGGAACCTGCACCACGCGATACAGCACCGTGCCTCGCCGTCGCTGCGGCATTAATCGCCCAGCGCGATCCGGAAGCCACGCTGGTCATCCTCCCTAGCGATCACATGATTGAAGATGTGCCAGCCTTCCAGCAGGCGTTGCAACTGGCCTCACACACAGTCCATGAACATCCCGACTGCATGGTCCTGATTGGAGCTGTTCCAGCCTCGCCAGCCACAGGTTACGGCTATGTCGAAATGGGCCCTCACCTGAACTCCGAAGCAGCGGATGATTCCACGGCTTCTCCCAGTGTCCATCAGGTTCGTTCCTTCCGCGAAAAGCCCGATCTGGCCACAGCCAAGGAATACTTGAGCACCGGTTCGTTCCTCTGGAGTTGCGGGATCTTTGTCTGGAAGGCGAAAACCTTTCTTGATGTGCTTTCAAAAAGTGCGCCAGATCTCTCGGCAGTGCTCGATGAATTGATGGCGATTGACAGACTCCAATCACCCGCCGCATGGAACGAAGTCTTCCTGAAATTCCGTGCGATCTCTGTCGATTACGCCGTCCTGGAGCATGCCCCAAGGCTGGGTGTTGTCCGGGCCAGTTTTGGCTGGGACGATCTCGGCTCGTGGGAAGCAACCGCCCGGCATCTCCCTCACGATACGCATGCCAACGTCATCCGTGGTCAGCATGTCGGTCGAGAGACTGCCAACTGCATCATCCACTCAACCGATCAACACCTGATTGCCACTTGTGGCGTGGAAGATCTCGTGATTGTCCATACGCCTCAGGCCACTCTGATTGCCCGTCGCGGTGACGAAGCCGGGCTTAAAGCTCTCGTCGCAGAAGTCGAAAAGCGACAGGCCTGA
- a CDS encoding outer membrane protein assembly factor BamB family protein produces MYRERLRRLVEYVMHDQLGNQLNESPSEGATGLIARHTHKLNIAVHRPRFAWLTRSTWALLFTVAPVLGMAPAISFGQAETPAASEKEAAPVSESKVNPNRQVAISPLGVIHAGDWPHWRGPEMNGISRAKNLPATWSPDGENVLWKNDELAGRSTPIVMNGKLFTLVRHKPATPEEAEKVICVDAATGKKIWENVFNVFESDVPDTRVGWSSVVGDPHTGKVFALGVCGLLQAIDAETGKTLWQRSMSEEYGMLTTYGGRTNFPIVFEHLVIIGGVLINWGENAQPAHRLMAFDQRNGELVWLVSTKLRPEDTTYSTPTFAVIDGEVQLVLGAGDGSMYGFQPRTGKQLWNYDVSPRGINTSPIVIGSTVICGHSDENLDDTKMGALFAIDATKRGNLTKAGELWRNKEQYIGKCAPVVVGDRIYAIDDGGIFFVVDLKTGKLIGKQKIGTMARASAVYGDGKIYAVDATGRWFTFEPDEAKGLKKVHSMRLDAEVNASPIIADGRLYVTTDTTMYCIGSANPEVTYDAIPPVAQEAPAGAEDQPAAATIVPAEAVMKPGQKLAFQVLLYNSKGQYLRPATEKEIAYTITGTGKIDPDGEFSLATDTANTASMVTAKVGEISTTARIRVIPDLPLEFAFSDGVVPITGIGMRYRHIGLDYDLWKRLYAENVLAAKCYVYLTTQFSNLGRDQLKIDDSTPVQPRTTFFRYLGLLEELTTQELAQAKLNPALELLQKEGVLASFKWVGTPETGATLVVAKGPRKVEGNGVLCKITTIPKGTRSQGWIGRPDMANYTIQADVASAPLEVSANADPNARMPDIGIMNQRYRVELMGASQQVKAYSWYPHDQKVHTVPYAWKPDTWYTMKMVVDTVEHNGQPASKVRGKVWLKDQPEPEAWTIEWIDQPANFHGSPGLFGNAKDTEIFFDNVKVTPRS; encoded by the coding sequence ATGTATCGTGAAAGGTTGAGGCGACTGGTGGAGTATGTCATGCACGACCAGTTGGGAAATCAACTCAATGAATCACCGTCAGAAGGGGCAACCGGATTGATCGCACGACACACCCACAAGCTTAATATAGCGGTTCATCGACCGCGATTCGCATGGTTGACCCGCTCGACATGGGCCTTGCTGTTTACGGTGGCGCCAGTTCTGGGCATGGCCCCGGCAATCTCTTTTGGACAAGCGGAGACACCGGCTGCGTCCGAAAAGGAAGCAGCCCCTGTTAGTGAGTCGAAGGTCAATCCAAATCGGCAGGTTGCCATCAGCCCCCTGGGAGTGATTCATGCGGGCGACTGGCCGCATTGGCGCGGGCCGGAGATGAATGGCATTTCCCGGGCGAAGAATCTGCCAGCCACGTGGTCTCCTGATGGGGAAAATGTGCTCTGGAAGAACGACGAACTGGCTGGCCGATCGACTCCGATTGTGATGAATGGCAAGCTCTTCACGCTTGTACGGCACAAGCCTGCCACCCCTGAGGAAGCGGAAAAAGTCATTTGTGTCGATGCAGCCACCGGTAAAAAAATCTGGGAAAACGTTTTCAACGTGTTTGAATCCGATGTTCCCGATACACGCGTGGGCTGGTCGAGTGTTGTGGGTGACCCTCACACCGGAAAAGTGTTTGCTCTGGGTGTTTGCGGGCTGCTACAGGCCATCGATGCAGAGACCGGAAAGACTCTCTGGCAGCGATCGATGAGTGAAGAGTATGGCATGCTGACCACTTACGGTGGCCGTACTAATTTTCCCATTGTGTTCGAGCACCTCGTCATTATCGGTGGTGTGCTGATCAACTGGGGTGAAAACGCTCAACCCGCCCATCGTCTGATGGCGTTTGATCAACGCAATGGTGAACTTGTCTGGCTGGTTTCGACCAAGCTTCGACCGGAAGATACCACCTACAGCACTCCCACATTTGCCGTGATTGATGGCGAAGTGCAACTGGTGCTGGGGGCTGGTGATGGAAGCATGTACGGCTTCCAGCCACGCACTGGCAAGCAGCTCTGGAACTACGATGTTTCGCCACGAGGTATTAACACGTCGCCCATCGTGATTGGCAGCACTGTGATCTGCGGGCATAGTGACGAAAATCTTGATGACACAAAGATGGGTGCCTTGTTTGCCATCGATGCGACCAAACGCGGCAATCTGACCAAAGCTGGAGAACTCTGGCGGAATAAAGAGCAATACATTGGCAAGTGTGCTCCTGTCGTCGTGGGTGATCGTATCTATGCGATTGACGATGGCGGGATCTTCTTCGTGGTCGATCTGAAAACGGGCAAACTGATCGGCAAGCAGAAAATTGGCACCATGGCCCGGGCCAGTGCTGTCTATGGTGATGGGAAGATTTATGCAGTGGATGCCACAGGCCGCTGGTTCACTTTTGAACCGGATGAAGCCAAGGGGCTGAAGAAAGTTCACTCAATGCGGCTGGATGCCGAAGTGAATGCGTCGCCCATTATTGCCGATGGCCGGTTGTATGTGACGACCGATACGACAATGTACTGTATTGGCAGTGCCAACCCTGAAGTGACTTACGACGCTATTCCGCCCGTTGCTCAGGAAGCACCTGCTGGTGCCGAAGATCAACCTGCTGCGGCGACAATTGTCCCAGCCGAAGCCGTGATGAAGCCCGGGCAGAAGCTCGCCTTTCAGGTTTTGCTTTACAACAGCAAAGGCCAGTATCTGCGCCCAGCGACTGAGAAAGAAATTGCCTACACGATCACCGGGACTGGCAAGATTGATCCTGATGGTGAATTCAGTCTCGCGACTGATACGGCTAACACAGCATCGATGGTGACAGCCAAAGTTGGTGAGATCTCGACCACGGCCCGGATCCGGGTGATTCCCGATCTTCCACTGGAATTTGCTTTCTCCGATGGTGTTGTGCCCATCACCGGGATTGGGATGCGGTATCGGCATATTGGCCTCGATTATGACCTGTGGAAAAGGCTCTATGCCGAGAATGTGCTGGCTGCCAAGTGCTACGTGTACCTCACAACGCAGTTCAGCAATCTGGGGCGAGATCAACTCAAGATCGATGACAGCACACCCGTTCAGCCACGGACGACTTTCTTCCGTTATCTGGGTCTGCTGGAAGAGTTAACGACACAAGAACTGGCTCAGGCCAAGCTGAATCCCGCTCTGGAATTGCTGCAGAAGGAAGGGGTTCTCGCCAGCTTCAAGTGGGTTGGGACTCCCGAGACCGGAGCGACTCTGGTGGTGGCTAAGGGCCCGCGGAAGGTCGAAGGGAATGGCGTGCTGTGCAAGATCACGACAATTCCTAAGGGGACACGCAGCCAGGGGTGGATTGGTCGGCCTGATATGGCCAACTACACGATTCAGGCCGATGTCGCTTCGGCTCCACTCGAAGTTTCAGCCAATGCTGACCCGAATGCCCGTATGCCGGATATCGGCATCATGAACCAGCGTTATCGGGTCGAACTGATGGGAGCGAGTCAGCAGGTGAAGGCCTATTCGTGGTATCCGCACGATCAGAAGGTGCATACTGTTCCTTACGCATGGAAACCGGACACCTGGTACACGATGAAAATGGTGGTCGATACCGTTGAGCACAATGGTCAGCCCGCATCGAAAGTCCGTGGAAAGGTCTGGTTGAAAGATCAGCCTGAGCCTGAAGCGTGGACGATTGAATGGATCGATCAGCCCGCCAATTTCCATGGCAGCCCCGGGCTGTTTGGAAATGCAAAAGACACGGAGATCTTCTTCGACAATGTGAAGGTGACTCCAAGAAGTTAA
- a CDS encoding beta-alanine-activating enzyme beta-propeller domain-containing protein — MCIFRLMTTLVLSIAGLLITGLSTSSASEVAPISSVTSPAAEWPSFRQNLLQTGVATSTLPEKLELVWEAQLGDQIEASCAISGGKVYAPCLSGHIVCLDLKSGQKDWSYQSIDEIPANSFAPGFKAPVTISNGMVYAGDEDGVMHAIDAATGKRKWIYKTEGEIYSGAVVVEDRLLFGSYDNALHCVKIADGSGLWKFGTDGYVHCTPGIVENSAFIAGCDEHLRRIDLQTGKELSVLPLSTYLIASPAIRGDLLYVGTYANEVVAVNWREMKIAWRYRPSDKEFPFHSSAALGDKVLVIGSRDKQIHGIEIATGKGLWTTPTRARVDSSPAIVDQRVFVGSDDGNLYQLAIESGEVQWKFNLGKSIHAGPVVGEGYLVVGSTSSDGRLCCFGKK; from the coding sequence ATGTGCATTTTCCGCCTGATGACGACGTTGGTATTAAGTATCGCTGGCCTGTTGATCACAGGCTTGTCAACCTCGTCTGCCAGCGAAGTTGCACCGATCTCCTCAGTCACCAGCCCTGCCGCCGAGTGGCCCAGCTTTCGGCAGAATCTCCTTCAGACAGGAGTGGCCACGAGCACATTGCCTGAAAAACTCGAGTTAGTCTGGGAAGCTCAACTGGGTGATCAGATTGAGGCCAGTTGTGCGATTTCAGGCGGCAAGGTCTATGCACCCTGTTTATCGGGTCATATTGTCTGTCTCGACTTGAAGTCTGGTCAGAAAGACTGGTCGTATCAGTCGATTGATGAGATTCCTGCAAACAGCTTTGCCCCCGGTTTCAAAGCCCCCGTCACGATTTCCAATGGCATGGTCTATGCCGGCGATGAAGACGGGGTGATGCATGCGATTGATGCCGCGACTGGCAAAAGAAAATGGATCTACAAGACGGAAGGTGAGATCTATAGCGGGGCTGTTGTCGTCGAAGATCGCCTGCTGTTCGGTTCTTATGATAACGCCCTGCATTGCGTAAAAATCGCTGATGGTTCCGGACTCTGGAAATTCGGGACAGATGGCTATGTTCATTGCACGCCGGGTATTGTCGAAAACTCAGCCTTCATTGCCGGTTGCGACGAACACCTTCGCCGGATTGATCTGCAGACCGGTAAGGAACTGTCCGTTCTGCCGCTCTCGACCTATCTGATTGCTTCGCCCGCGATTCGTGGTGATCTGCTCTATGTGGGGACTTATGCGAATGAAGTCGTCGCGGTCAACTGGAGAGAGATGAAGATTGCCTGGCGTTACCGCCCCAGTGACAAAGAGTTTCCTTTCCATTCGTCGGCAGCGCTGGGTGATAAAGTGCTGGTGATTGGCAGCCGGGATAAGCAGATTCATGGAATAGAAATTGCAACAGGCAAAGGTTTATGGACAACTCCGACGCGGGCCCGGGTTGACAGCAGTCCGGCGATTGTGGACCAGCGAGTTTTTGTTGGTTCCGATGATGGGAATCTTTATCAACTGGCCATTGAGAGTGGTGAAGTGCAGTGGAAGTTCAATCTCGGCAAGTCGATTCATGCCGGGCCGGTGGTTGGCGAAGGATACCTCGTGGTGGGCTCGACATCGTCGGATGGGCGACTCTGCTGCTTTGGGAAGAAGTAG
- a CDS encoding FHA domain-containing protein, which translates to MNSMLTSLLAQPQVEPIRVSRIILNLGTREVAIEEDEFVIGRAEFCDLVIPDPAVADFAARIRLDGGAAWIEATEFSSVVMIDGRPYQRRALRDGDRLQFGGEVWSVRLQTNREPATQVENAAVSRELLEQEIRELFELMNWKTSGETSSTQRLEDSPRSLPPQGVQALLRAALSSQRGPAADALEMADELPVETHLAAGIDEVGHPESDLHDLRVDLDERTRAAQRELEARIESLLNHLGESAAALRASA; encoded by the coding sequence ATGAATTCCATGCTCACCAGCCTGCTGGCTCAGCCCCAGGTTGAACCGATCCGGGTTTCTCGCATCATCCTGAATCTTGGCACTCGTGAAGTTGCCATTGAAGAGGATGAGTTTGTGATTGGCAGAGCCGAGTTCTGCGATCTGGTAATACCCGATCCAGCTGTGGCTGATTTTGCGGCCAGGATTCGCCTCGATGGTGGAGCTGCCTGGATTGAAGCGACCGAGTTCTCTTCCGTCGTGATGATTGATGGCCGCCCTTATCAGCGACGAGCCTTGAGAGACGGTGATCGATTGCAGTTCGGTGGCGAGGTCTGGTCCGTCAGGTTGCAGACCAATCGCGAACCAGCGACGCAAGTTGAAAACGCGGCTGTTTCTCGAGAATTGCTCGAACAGGAAATCCGTGAGCTGTTCGAACTGATGAACTGGAAAACCAGCGGCGAGACATCATCGACCCAGCGTCTGGAAGATTCCCCACGATCCTTGCCTCCGCAAGGTGTCCAGGCACTCTTGCGTGCGGCACTCTCTTCCCAGCGTGGGCCAGCGGCCGATGCACTCGAAATGGCAGACGAACTGCCAGTTGAGACTCATCTGGCAGCGGGGATCGATGAGGTCGGACATCCAGAATCTGACCTGCACGATCTTCGAGTGGATCTCGATGAGCGAACACGCGCTGCCCAGCGAGAACTGGAAGCAAGAATTGAAAGCTTGCTCAATCATCTGGGGGAAAGTGCTGCTGCACTCAGGGCTTCAGCGTAG
- a CDS encoding 3-keto-disaccharide hydrolase — protein sequence MIRMTKALGTLAILAVMSFVGTAFSVAAETEEGFKQLFDGKSFEGWKINENPDSWKIEDGAFVCKGNRSHLFYVGDEKPFKNFELKVDVWTEPNSNGGIYFHTKYQDTGWPKHGFECQVNNSYKSDPRKTGSLYAVKDVLEAPAKDGEWFTEHVIVKDKHVVIKVNDKVVVDYTEPADAKPGKDFTRVVDEGTFALQAHDPGSVVRFKNIRVKRLD from the coding sequence ATGATTCGCATGACCAAGGCTCTGGGCACTCTGGCCATACTCGCTGTGATGTCATTCGTCGGCACAGCGTTTTCTGTCGCAGCCGAGACCGAAGAAGGCTTTAAGCAGCTCTTTGATGGCAAGTCTTTTGAAGGCTGGAAGATCAATGAGAATCCCGATAGCTGGAAGATCGAAGATGGTGCGTTTGTCTGCAAAGGCAATCGCAGCCACCTGTTTTATGTGGGTGATGAGAAGCCCTTCAAGAACTTCGAATTGAAGGTCGATGTCTGGACAGAACCGAACAGCAATGGCGGGATCTATTTCCATACGAAGTATCAGGACACTGGCTGGCCCAAGCATGGCTTCGAGTGCCAGGTCAACAACAGCTATAAGAGTGATCCACGCAAGACTGGCAGTCTTTATGCAGTGAAAGACGTGCTTGAAGCCCCCGCGAAAGATGGCGAATGGTTTACTGAGCATGTCATCGTCAAAGACAAGCATGTCGTGATCAAGGTCAACGACAAAGTCGTCGTCGATTACACAGAACCTGCTGATGCCAAGCCGGGCAAAGATTTCACACGCGTTGTCGATGAAGGGACTTTCGCACTCCAGGCACATGATCCTGGCAGTGTGGTGCGATTTAAGAACATTCGCGTGAAGCGGCTCGACTGA
- a CDS encoding MBL fold metallo-hydrolase, translated as MLARRELFPNILEMNYQFRQRMGCSVYVVHDAGEWALIDIGFEDSTDEIIDAIRQMDFALSQCRYLICTHADVDHIQGMKRAKELMPQARLVAHPHARLLMEKADRIETYAEISAQGISIDLSPIPVDESIDEGDLLTVGNLKLKVWSTPGHANGQLAFEMGPYLFSGDNIYRDGGVGNIDAHHGSDLVEFIKSLERIRDSKIEWLLPSHGPVFRKQPAHIQKTIDRLKSYLNLADFGTCATGWPLLQEWEEELIHGFDPTQA; from the coding sequence ATGCTGGCTCGACGAGAACTTTTTCCAAATATCCTCGAAATGAACTACCAGTTCCGACAGCGTATGGGCTGCTCGGTCTATGTCGTTCACGATGCCGGCGAATGGGCTTTGATTGATATTGGTTTTGAAGACAGCACTGACGAAATCATCGACGCCATCCGCCAGATGGATTTTGCCCTGTCTCAGTGCCGCTATTTGATCTGCACCCATGCGGATGTCGATCACATCCAGGGAATGAAGCGAGCGAAAGAACTCATGCCTCAAGCCCGGCTGGTGGCTCATCCCCATGCCCGGCTACTGATGGAAAAAGCGGATCGAATCGAAACGTACGCCGAAATCAGCGCCCAGGGAATTTCCATCGATTTGAGCCCCATCCCTGTGGATGAATCGATCGATGAAGGGGATCTCCTCACTGTGGGGAACTTGAAACTCAAAGTCTGGAGTACCCCAGGCCACGCCAATGGCCAGCTCGCTTTTGAAATGGGCCCCTACCTCTTTTCAGGCGACAACATTTACCGCGACGGTGGTGTCGGCAATATCGATGCCCACCATGGTTCCGACCTCGTGGAATTCATCAAATCGCTCGAACGTATTCGCGATTCGAAGATCGAATGGCTCCTCCCCAGCCACGGCCCGGTCTTCAGAAAGCAGCCAGCCCACATTCAGAAGACGATTGACCGCCTGAAATCTTACCTCAACCTCGCCGACTTCGGCACCTGCGCCACAGGCTGGCCACTCCTCCAGGAGTGGGAAGAAGAACTCATCCACGGCTTCGACCCCACCCAGGCATAA
- a CDS encoding outer membrane protein assembly factor BamB family protein encodes MTQLRWLTGLLGASSCPAGLLELGRAAIAGSLMISATLGSEPSGTKFDPTAAALKEIATLKVQAKDWPQWGGSTYRNNTPEGKNIPTQWDLESGENILWAAALGSQTYGNPVVANGKVYVGTNNGYGYIKRYPKNVDLGALVCFDEKTGKFLWQHSNPKLPTGRVHDWPLQGVCAAVYAEGDKLWYVSNRGEVVCLDAEGFHDGENDGPYVSEPNSNKDEADIIWRVDMMGQLGVSQHNMCNCSITAVDGVIFVNTSNGVDESHINLPAPNAPSFIALDQATGKVLWTDDSPGANILHGQWSSPCHFVLDGQAQVVFGGGDGWVYSFDPKGDGAGKAKLLWKFDANPKESLYLLGGRATRNHIIATPVYYDGYVYVGVGEDPEHGEGQGHLYCIDPKKRGDVSPTLAFDKDGKPLEARRLQNLEPKKGEVEKPNPNSAVVWHYDQIDKNGNKKFDFEETMHRTCGTVAIKDDLLFVADFSGLFHCLDAKKVDANGKPVVYWVHDMFAASWGSPLIVEGRVYIGDEDGDISIFELSKEMNLIGEINMSNAVYSTPVVAGDVLYIANKSTLFAIKEGAKLEGGFKDTPRNDEVAD; translated from the coding sequence ATGACTCAACTTCGTTGGCTGACTGGTCTTCTCGGCGCCTCGTCTTGTCCTGCGGGATTGCTGGAATTGGGGAGGGCAGCCATTGCCGGCTCGTTAATGATCTCGGCAACTCTGGGTTCTGAACCATCGGGAACCAAGTTTGATCCGACGGCTGCTGCACTGAAGGAAATCGCCACTTTGAAGGTGCAGGCAAAGGACTGGCCTCAGTGGGGTGGCAGCACCTATCGCAATAACACACCCGAGGGGAAGAATATTCCCACTCAGTGGGATCTGGAATCGGGAGAAAACATTCTCTGGGCAGCCGCGCTGGGTTCACAGACCTACGGCAACCCGGTGGTCGCCAACGGAAAAGTTTACGTCGGCACGAATAACGGATATGGCTACATCAAGCGATATCCCAAGAATGTCGATCTGGGGGCACTCGTCTGTTTTGATGAGAAGACCGGGAAGTTTCTGTGGCAGCACAGTAATCCCAAACTGCCCACTGGTCGTGTGCACGACTGGCCTTTGCAGGGAGTGTGCGCTGCCGTTTACGCCGAAGGAGATAAGCTGTGGTATGTCTCCAATCGTGGAGAGGTTGTCTGCCTCGATGCCGAAGGCTTCCACGATGGTGAAAACGATGGGCCCTATGTCTCAGAGCCCAACTCGAACAAAGACGAAGCCGACATCATCTGGCGCGTCGATATGATGGGTCAGCTGGGTGTGTCTCAGCACAATATGTGCAACTGCTCGATTACAGCCGTCGATGGTGTGATCTTCGTGAACACCTCGAATGGTGTGGATGAATCGCACATCAACCTGCCGGCTCCCAATGCACCCAGCTTTATTGCTTTGGATCAGGCGACTGGCAAAGTCCTGTGGACGGATGACAGTCCTGGGGCCAACATTCTGCATGGTCAGTGGTCAAGCCCCTGTCACTTTGTGCTGGATGGTCAGGCTCAGGTGGTCTTTGGCGGTGGTGATGGCTGGGTCTATAGTTTTGATCCTAAAGGTGATGGAGCTGGCAAAGCCAAACTGCTCTGGAAGTTTGATGCCAATCCGAAAGAGTCGCTCTATCTGCTCGGTGGACGGGCCACACGCAATCATATCATTGCGACTCCGGTGTACTACGATGGCTACGTGTATGTGGGTGTTGGCGAAGACCCTGAACATGGGGAAGGGCAGGGGCATCTTTACTGCATTGACCCAAAGAAACGGGGGGATGTCAGCCCGACTCTGGCATTCGATAAAGACGGCAAGCCACTCGAAGCACGTCGACTCCAGAATCTCGAACCGAAAAAAGGTGAGGTGGAAAAGCCGAATCCCAACTCGGCAGTCGTTTGGCACTATGACCAGATCGACAAGAATGGCAACAAAAAATTCGACTTCGAAGAGACGATGCACCGCACCTGCGGCACAGTCGCCATCAAGGACGATCTGCTCTTCGTGGCTGACTTCAGTGGTCTGTTCCATTGCCTCGATGCCAAGAAGGTCGACGCCAATGGCAAGCCTGTGGTCTACTGGGTTCACGACATGTTTGCCGCTTCGTGGGGTTCTCCACTGATTGTGGAAGGCCGCGTCTATATTGGCGACGAAGATGGTGACATTTCGATTTTCGAACTTTCCAAAGAGATGAATCTCATTGGCGAGATCAATATGTCAAACGCGGTCTACTCGACGCCAGTGGTGGCAGGTGATGTGCTGTACATTGCTAACAAGTCGACATTGTTTGCCATCAAGGAAGGTGCCAAGCTTGAGGGTGGCTTCAAAGACACCCCTCGTAACGACGAAGTGGCTGATTAA